One window of the Zea mays cultivar B73 chromosome 3, Zm-B73-REFERENCE-NAM-5.0, whole genome shotgun sequence genome contains the following:
- the LOC103632576 gene encoding uncharacterized protein has product MMAAAFTEEEKAVDDALGYPKAYARLCRGGGGAVGLPYSHGPPHVFLPYVLQPHEALRGKDLNDMFPVTDAEAPPTANPRGFANLLWKQLDHLGNAGFDPALFRVDAYGNVLYLHADSASPLAWDIDHWFPCARGGKTVPCNLRIMQWQVCRKKQNKLEFLMPWWDLQLGVSVNQFLSIFASKNSDFRNRAFAYLFTHGASEELSSLQVVEAHAFPQHFSEMKTKVGLAPAAIVSSRGSDNSVLKSLDANRPIRPSYPLIAAKKFTGERDENVHLSGQGPNSTKENNNPDADGYISNPYLSIAMARDSLRQREEAKKQQAELAELENEANELRQKNEEERVAIQGLEALLIKRRRRVEKCRRLAEAQSNYKAVLEKMIRDAMHQSVVYKEQLRLNQAATSTLMARLEAQRAMCDSSEGELRKKYQQRDDLERQIKPERKRYRVDDGLLEERHSESVKYLSARRLRGSPLKQELRVFLEEDLRNSDAYLSLGEEEIEEGTSTRTPAFGNARNEPLKVINFPRRSSSIAQNTVDTERGRTLVREKLEELSIKERQHSRRREGKETMRSRTGTPIRSRDDKAKPTMQKCYESEAEKYHASETVSVPRASSLPSPPYRATGMYGTSRYVTDQSVLLQKSEALHHRGFTRAEDGENMNHVGKGNVDRWLHMLMDNQQEDHAVYHSSDEHDNDEENASDEQRTQSRVDQESCRNGVTECSDEIVEVEDEIVSDQGAERGRNSFGIKDREEKKIWFPRSDSTRGFRSLPSSPSMILGMRKGVERMAVDDDRKYGYEDSVSRSSTKFLSRCKQAIKKAVNK; this is encoded by the exons ATGATGGCAGCAGCGTTCACTGAAGAGGAGAAGGCGGTGGACGACGCGCTGGGCTACCCCAAGGCCTACGCCAGGCTCTGCCGCGGCGGTGGAGGGGCGGTCGGCCTTCCCTACAGCCACGGCCCGCCGCACGTcttcctcccctacgtcctccagCCGCACGAG GCGCTGCGGGGCAAGGACCTCAACGACATGTTCCCGGTGACGGACGCGGAGGCGCCACCCACCGCCAACCCCCGCGGCTTCGCCAACCTCCTCTGGAAGCAGCTCGACCACCTCGG GAACGCGGGGTTCGATCCGGCGCTCTTCCGGGTCGACGCGTACGGGAACGTGCTCTACCTGCACGCCGACtccgcctcgcccctcgcctggGACATCGACCACTGGTTTCCCTGCGCCA GGGGAGGGAAGACGGTGCCGTGCAATCTGCGGATAATGCAGTGGCAGGTGTGCAGGAAGAAGCAGAACAAGCTCGAGTTCCTCATGCCGTGGTGGGATCTGCAGCTCGGCGTCTCTGTCAACCAGTTCCTGTCCATCTTCGCCTCGAAGAATTCCGACTTCAG AAACAGAGCATTCGCGTACTTGTTTACTCATGGCGCCAGCGAGGAACTGAGCTCGCTGCAGGTGGTGGAGGCGCACGCGTTCCCTCAGCACTTTTCTGAGATGAAAACGAAAGTAGGGCTCGCCCCTGCTGCAATTGTTTCCTCTAGGGGTTCTGACAACTCGGTGCTAAAATCTCTTGATGCGAACCGACCGATCAGACCTAGTTACCCGTTGATTG CTGCCAAGAAATTTACAGGCGAAAGGGATGAGAATGTCCACTTGTCAGGACAGGGGCCAAATTCCACAAAGGAGAACAATAACCCAGATGCTGATGGCTACATTAGCAATCCTTACTTGTCCATAGCTATGGCTAGGGACTCGCTAAGGCAACGAGAAGAGGCCAAGAAGCAGCAGGCCGAGCTTGCGGAATTGGAGAACGAAGCCAATGAGCTGAGGCAGAAGAACGAAGAGGAGCGGGTGGCCATCCAGGGCTTGGAGGCCCTCCTAATCAAGAGGAGGCGGCGAGTTGAGAAATGCCGTCGCTTGGCTGAGGCTCAGTCTAACTACAAGGCAGTGCTGGAGAAGATGATCAGAGATGCCATGCACCA GTCCGTTGTGTACAAGGAACAACTTAGGCTGAACCAAGCTGCAACCAGCACTCTCATGGCCAGATTGGAGGCCCAAAGAGCAATGTGTGACTCATCTGAAGGCGAGCTCCGTAAGAAGTACCAACAGAGAGATGATTTGGAGAGGCAGATAAAGCCAGAAAGGAAGAGGTATCGTGTTGACGATGGGTTGCTCGAGGAAAGGCACAGTGAGAGTGTGAAGTATCTTTCAGCAAGAAGATTGAGGGGTAGCCCTCTCAAACAGGAACTGAGAGTTTTCCTGGAGGAAGATCTGAGGAATTCAGATGCATACCTTTCCCTGGGTGAAGAAGAAATTGAAGAAGGAACTTCGACTCGTACTCCAGCATTCGGCAATGCTAGAAATGAACCACTGAAGGTGATAAACTTCCCGAGGAGGTCTTCTTCCATTGCACAGAACACTGTAGATACTGAACGAGGCAGAACACTGGTGCGGGAGAAGCTAGAAGAGCTGTCGATCAAAGAACGGCAACATAGCAGGAGACGGGAAGGAAAAGAGACCATGAGATCGAGAACTGGTACACCTATAAGATCAAGAGATGACAAGGCTAAACCGACCATGCAGAAGTGCTACGAGTCTGAAGCCGAGAAATATCATGCTAGTGAGACAGTTTCGGTACCGAGGGCCTCGTCACTCCCAAGTCCACCCTATAGAGCAACCGGCATGTATGGAACTTCCAGATATGTTACAGATCAGTCAGTGCTACTGCAAAAGAGTGAAGCACTCCATCACCGAGGTTTtaccagagccgaagatggcGAAAACATGAACCATGTTGGCAAAGGAAACGTGGACAGGTGGCTCCATATGCTCATGGATAACCAACAAGAAGATCATGCCGTGTACCATTCTTCAGACGAACACGATAATGACGAGGAGAACGCTTCGGATGAGCAGCGAACGCAGAGCCGGGTTGACCAAGAGAGCTGCAGGAATGGGGTAACTGAATGTTCTGATGAGATCGTCGAGGTCGAGGACGAGATTGTTTCTGACCAGGGAGCAGAAAGAGGGAGGAACAGCTTTGGAATTAAAGACAGAGAGGAAAAGAAGATTTGGTTCCCTAGGTCTGACAGCACCAGGGGTTTCCGGTCACTGCCATCATCACCCTCCATGATCCTGGGAATGAGAAAAGGTGTGGAACGCATGGCTGTCGACGATGACCGCAAATATGGCTATGAGGATTCAGTGTCCAGAAGCAGCACTAAGTTTCTTAGCAGGTGCAAGCAGGCAATCAAGAAAGCAGTAAACAAATAG